A region of Halostella limicola DNA encodes the following proteins:
- a CDS encoding HVO_A0114 family putative DNA-binding protein, which produces MDPEIQRRMQFSRRLEEGGIDNALILRRETAERVLTEKRMELLEAIATSSIESKRDLARTVDRDISIVSRDLDVLFEASVIEYEEGGGRQRPVLKHANVLVEPVVFEGEVAGSGESEPTEEAVAP; this is translated from the coding sequence ATGGATCCCGAAATACAGCGACGGATGCAGTTCTCGCGCCGGCTTGAAGAGGGCGGCATCGACAATGCCCTCATCCTCCGGCGTGAGACCGCAGAGAGAGTGCTGACGGAGAAGCGTATGGAACTACTGGAGGCTATCGCCACCAGTTCAATCGAGTCGAAGCGGGACCTCGCGCGGACGGTCGATCGTGACATCAGTATCGTCAGTCGGGACCTCGACGTCCTGTTCGAGGCTTCCGTCATCGAATACGAGGAGGGCGGTGGCCGGCAGCGGCCGGTGCTAAAGCACGCGAACGTCCTCGTTGAGCCTGTCGTATTCGAGGGCGAAGTCGCGGGGAGTGGCGAATCCGAACCTACGGAAGAAGCCGTCGCTCCGTAA
- a CDS encoding winged helix-turn-helix transcriptional regulator, whose translation MAVHQPAVTLEPDQLNKTDRRLLELLREGRVTPQYVAGELDISRPYASERLTRFMEHEAVEKIAPGLYELVDDPEEDDAE comes from the coding sequence ATGGCCGTTCATCAACCGGCAGTGACGCTCGAACCAGACCAACTCAACAAGACAGACCGTCGGCTTCTGGAACTCCTTCGCGAAGGCCGAGTGACGCCGCAGTACGTCGCGGGGGAGCTGGATATCTCGCGACCGTACGCGAGCGAGCGGTTGACCCGGTTCATGGAACACGAAGCCGTCGAGAAGATAGCGCCCGGGCTGTACGAGCTCGTCGACGACCCGGAGGAAGACGATGCAGAGTGA
- a CDS encoding DUF7718 family protein, which produces MQGLCVVSAIPGAHRGHDRTMSNGNSFALASYRGREYYLFHFDKPDPGEFCVNVYYEDPDTEENVEIARVDTDHDSPHFDQLHRRDQPKKDVDWSYGEAIERLTENWRAYAETYEENHG; this is translated from the coding sequence ATGCAGGGTCTATGCGTGGTAAGCGCAATACCAGGCGCTCACCGAGGACACGATCGAACTATGTCAAATGGGAATTCATTTGCGTTGGCGTCGTATCGAGGCCGAGAATACTACTTATTCCACTTCGATAAGCCCGATCCTGGCGAGTTCTGCGTGAACGTCTACTACGAGGATCCCGACACGGAGGAGAACGTCGAGATTGCTCGTGTGGATACCGATCACGACTCGCCCCATTTCGACCAGCTCCACCGCCGGGATCAACCCAAGAAGGATGTCGACTGGAGCTATGGGGAAGCGATCGAGCGGCTAACCGAGAACTGGAGGGCGTACGCGGAGACGTACGAGGAGAACCACGGATAA